In Miscanthus floridulus cultivar M001 chromosome 8, ASM1932011v1, whole genome shotgun sequence, the sequence GACTGCAGCTTGGACAGTATGTACTTCTGCAAATGGTCGTCAGATTTAGCCGTTAATTGAAAATATACTACATGTTTAACTAAACAGAAATTAAGGGAGCTGTTATGAGTCTATACAAATTCAGGATTTTGTTTGATATGTACGCATAACTGATAATCCAATAGTCCATTTTTTTCATAGAAATAGGAACAGATTACATACTGTACGTAAACAAAGTAAATCCTCCTAGCAATCAGCAAAATTGTCCTTTATCGTTCAGTTCAGAAATCAGACGAAGCTTCATTACTTACATCGAAGTGTGCGCTTCGGAGAGGATAGTCAACGTTGAGCGAAGTCCAACAAGATTCACTGATGAAATCTTTGTACCCGATGACGCCGGAGACCTCCTCCTTCAGCGGCGAAGCGGCCGACACGGAGGCGGTGTGGTTCACTCGCTTCACCGTCCTGGACTCCTCGCATTGCCGGAGGATCGCGCGCGCAGCGTCCACTACAGCTTCCGGCGTGCTCCTATACTGCTCAAATTTTCGTTTGGAAGGACAGTAATTTTCATTTCCACGACTAAAAGAAGAGACTGCACGGCGCCTGACCATGACTCACTCTTTGACTAGTAAAAGAATGAAAGGGAGCGCGATGACAAACTTCACCTTGGAGTCGGTGTTTTCGAGCCCGAATGGCGTGGCGACGAGGAAGACGAACTGGCACCCAGCGATCGCCGGCGCGAAGGTGGCGGCGTCGAAGAGTTCAGCGTCGAACAGCCGCAGCCACTCCGCCGCGCCGGGGACCAGCCGCCGCAGCAGCCCCGCCTTCTCCTCGTCTCCTGCAGCCACCAGCAGACGAATCCGACTGAGGTCTCCGAATCAGGCAGCCACGCACAAGAGAGGAGAGCGGAGAGCCGATCCACTCCTTTTGCCTTTCGGCGTGTTTCGCGACGCGCGGATCGAGCTGGTGAGCCGCCACCAAACAACGAAGGAGGTCACGGCCTCCCTCACGCACGCATGAGTGACGCACCGGTGTTCCGCAGGGTGGCGTGGACGGTGTAGCCTTTCTCGAGGAGCTTCTTCACGAGCCAGGAGCCGATGAACCCGGCGCCTCCGGTGACGCACACCCGCACTCCGCTGCTCTCGTTTTCGGGCATGGCTGCCAGTAATAGGGTTCGGAATTTTGGATTGGACCTATGGCCCATGGGTTTCCTCTGGCGTGAGAAAACTGGGCGCATGGTCTAGTTTAAAATATACTACTCCATTTTCATTTACTTGTCACCGAATTTGTACTATAGCAATTTTGATCATACATTTTTTTCTGCAAAAAAattttagatacatcaagttttcacatatatgattctttattgaacatactttATTAGTGttatatatattaaagtatctaagatttttttagaagaaaaaatagaTGGTCAAATTTGCTACAATAAAAAGTTGCTGATAAGTAAACACAAACTGAGGGAAGTACTCATAAGCAGGATACCAAAAGTTGACCGTCTACCCGGCTGTGGACTTGTGGTCAGTGTCCAGAGAGAGAAAGGTAAAATAGTGCGAGAGGCCCGGCCTGTTCGTCTGGGCCTATCGTAAaggatcgtaaattttcagtcagaacagtatttttctctcacacaaatcagtcagtagtacttcttcatgaaccaacaaccatacgaaccagtcaaccgaacagACTGCAAGTCAGGACTCACGTATGACTGGAAAATACTAGGTAAGATCATGTTTGGATGAAAAAAATATTTTGGAGTTTCAGAAAAAACTACTATAATTTTGAAACTTTGATTTCAAGGTACCCTGAATTATCTGTATATAATGACAAACTTTACAGTTTTGAATGCAACAGTATTGCTAAAACTATAATCTTTTAGGAGTTTAAAAACACTTTAATCTAGACCTCTTTTCTATAAACCATTATTTTGCACATCTATATATTCTAAAACTACGGTTTCTTAATACCATGTCTttatcattatgaaagataatgcaaagtaataTTCTAAGTTTGCATTTAACATATCCATATATGTCATTGTGAAAGATATTATAAGGTATTATCTTTATATTTGTAGGTACCTTAGtcattataaaaaaataaataaaaatctcTGAAATCTACACATAAATAGTAATAtatattattaaaaaaataaaacaatatCCATGAAGTACGATACACATATATATTTCTAATTCATAGGCTTCTATAatcatgaaataaaataattatAATGCTATATTCCACCATGTATATCAACTGAACATGTATCCGTTATGGTTAATAATTATTTTAACAACTTATGAACACATGAAAAAAATGTTCACTTAACAAACCACGTAGCAATAACACTTTATATTTATACTCTATGATAATAAATTTCATAAATTATTATTTTAAATAACTTTATATATTTTTACTGAAAGATTATGTCATATCAATATTATTAATTTAATTTTATGCACACTATGATACATAAATAATACTACACAAAA encodes:
- the LOC136473178 gene encoding NADPH HC-toxin reductase 1-like translates to MPENESSGVRVCVTGGAGFIGSWLVKKLLEKGYTVHATLRNTGDEEKAGLLRRLVPGAAEWLRLFDAELFDAATFAPAIAGCQFVFLVATPFGLENTDSKYRSTPEAVVDAARAILRQCEESRTVKRVNHTASVSAASPLKEEVSGVIGYKDFISESCWTSLNVDYPLRSAHFDKYILSKLQSEQELLSYNGGESPAFEVLTLPLGLVAGDTVLGRAPETVESAVSPVSRNEPLFGLPCILQQLLGSLPPVHVDDVCDALIFCMERRPSIAGRFLCAAAYPTIHDVVGHYARKFPHLDILKETEAVGRVQPDGDRLGELGFKYKYGMEEILDSSVACAARLGSLDATKLSVQKR